One Bremerella sp. JC817 genomic window carries:
- a CDS encoding type II secretion system F family protein, which yields MDLSLEVVGAFLGISILLFLGGSLLLWLGRNRAEDYLEASSGRSLGIFTKLFAYMVPIANESRDKLQTELVQAGHYGRYAAEDYLALRNAAVFAWLIFMAVAAVLTIDDGAATQQTYLIAGGIVLAMIWGLPRVILSTTASARVRRIRYGLPDALDMITMTVSAGMPLQRAIKHVSRELHSSHNDLACELTILEGQASARSLDYALKEFAKRVDEPDVTALSTLIHHAERLGGNVAAAFHEFADSIRESRRQRAEEEGNRTSVKLLFPVIFFLTPPIYVLLLGPALMELRDFSMRETAPGGALNQTAADEAVSAMRGTPSATEPRP from the coding sequence ATGGATTTGAGCCTGGAAGTTGTCGGCGCGTTTCTCGGAATCAGCATCCTGCTGTTTCTCGGTGGCAGCCTGTTGCTGTGGCTGGGCAGGAACCGCGCGGAAGACTACCTCGAAGCATCCAGCGGTCGCTCGCTCGGTATTTTCACGAAGCTGTTCGCCTACATGGTTCCGATTGCCAACGAGAGTCGCGACAAGCTGCAAACCGAATTGGTTCAAGCCGGTCACTATGGCCGTTATGCCGCAGAAGACTATTTGGCATTGCGTAATGCCGCCGTTTTCGCCTGGCTGATCTTTATGGCAGTAGCCGCGGTGTTGACCATCGACGATGGTGCCGCCACGCAGCAAACCTACCTAATTGCGGGTGGGATCGTTTTGGCCATGATCTGGGGTCTTCCGCGTGTGATCCTGTCGACCACCGCTTCGGCCCGCGTGCGACGCATTCGCTACGGCCTGCCAGACGCGCTCGACATGATTACGATGACCGTTTCGGCAGGTATGCCGCTGCAGCGTGCCATCAAACATGTTAGCCGAGAGCTACATTCTTCGCATAACGATCTGGCCTGTGAACTGACCATCCTGGAAGGTCAAGCTTCGGCACGTTCGCTTGACTATGCCCTGAAAGAATTCGCCAAACGGGTCGACGAACCCGATGTGACTGCGTTGTCGACGCTGATTCATCACGCCGAGCGTCTGGGTGGAAATGTTGCCGCGGCGTTCCATGAGTTCGCCGACAGCATCCGCGAATCGCGACGTCAGCGTGCCGAAGAAGAAGGCAACCGCACCTCGGTCAAGCTGCTGTTCCCGGTGATCTTCTTTCTCACCCCGCCGATCTATGTCCTGCTGCTCGGTCCGGCACTGATGGAACTGCGAGACTTCTCGATGCGAGAAACGGCCCCAGGTGGTGCTTTGAATCAGACCGCAGCCGACGAAGCGGTTTCCGCAATGCGTGGCACTCCGTCAGCAACGGAACCAAGGCCGTAA
- a CDS encoding type II secretion system F family protein: MDQLALALNANSLPIFVFGGIAAALGAMLMGFRDLFSSRDSRLMASPILKKLPARIEAADETAVGRFDVWLERAVYMTGMNTSVTMASLLFLLIGSTLGMAVFVFTEEVSYSVIAAVIGIVLCFVILSITYQRVMKQFEDQFPGALDLLARAVRAGESLDQALVMIGGSVNDPVAGEFRRIAKHLEMGLSLSAAMKSFAYRVPTMDVRIFASALSVHREAGGNLPKTLERLAGVIRDRMSYQRQLKTVTGAGRITATIISALGPLLFVYLFVFQPEYSSKLWNDPTGRIVLIAAAISQVIGLVIVSRMLRSRY, encoded by the coding sequence GTGGATCAACTTGCTTTAGCCCTGAATGCCAACTCGCTGCCGATCTTCGTGTTCGGTGGGATTGCCGCGGCTTTGGGCGCGATGCTGATGGGCTTTCGCGATCTGTTCTCGTCGCGTGACTCGCGATTGATGGCATCGCCTATCCTGAAGAAACTGCCTGCCCGAATCGAAGCTGCTGACGAAACAGCGGTTGGCCGTTTCGATGTCTGGCTTGAACGTGCCGTCTATATGACTGGCATGAACACCAGCGTCACAATGGCATCGCTGTTGTTCCTGCTGATTGGTTCGACGCTCGGCATGGCGGTGTTTGTCTTCACCGAAGAAGTCAGCTACAGCGTGATCGCCGCCGTGATCGGAATCGTACTTTGCTTCGTCATCTTATCGATCACCTATCAACGGGTCATGAAGCAGTTTGAAGATCAGTTCCCAGGCGCACTCGACCTGTTGGCTCGTGCGGTTCGTGCTGGCGAAAGCCTCGATCAGGCGTTGGTCATGATCGGTGGCTCGGTCAACGATCCTGTCGCCGGAGAATTCCGCCGTATCGCCAAGCACCTGGAAATGGGCCTTTCCCTTTCCGCCGCGATGAAGAGCTTCGCGTACCGCGTCCCTACGATGGACGTTCGCATCTTTGCCTCGGCACTGAGCGTGCACCGCGAAGCAGGTGGTAACTTGCCGAAAACCCTGGAACGTCTCGCTGGCGTGATTCGCGACCGGATGAGCTATCAACGTCAATTGAAAACTGTCACCGGAGCAGGTCGCATCACCGCGACCATCATCTCGGCGCTCGGTCCACTGCTGTTCGTTTACCTGTTTGTCTTCCAGCCGGAATACAGCAGCAAGCTTTGGAACGACCCGACCGGGCGTATTGTTCTGATTGCCGCCGCCATCTCGCAAGTGATCGGCCTGGTGATCGTTTCCCGCATGCTCCGCAGCCGTTATTAA
- a CDS encoding CpaF family protein, whose product MIRFKSAAKTEDSPLSEIEFQRLKSDIHEQLVESLDLSLVARIDDERMRSNVQNLAQEVIRDYRPKVAKDLHERLLHELQDEVFGLGPLEPLMSDSTISDILVNNAHEVFLERHGRLEKSDIVFADDAHLVRIIQRVVARVGRRIDEVSPMVDARLPDGSRINAVVPPLALNGPKLSIRRFGVEHLQLEKLLENGSISQPMVSFLEAAVQGRVSFMISGGTGAGKTTLLNALSKSIPDDERIVTIEDSAELMLQHAHVVGMETRPSNSEGNGAVTPRDLVRNSLRMRPDRILVGEVRGAEALDMLQAMNTGHEGSLTTIHANDAVDALHRLEMMVAMAGFELPISVIRRYVASGIRVIVHVARLKGGVRKVTRIAEIVGTADGEYQLHDIFRFEHQGLDENGNAKGRFVTTGYRPRCVDRFLESGVEIDTNIFQADA is encoded by the coding sequence CGAAATTGAGTTCCAGCGTCTGAAGTCCGACATTCACGAGCAACTGGTCGAATCGCTCGACTTGTCGCTGGTCGCGCGGATCGACGACGAGCGGATGCGTAGCAACGTCCAGAACCTGGCCCAGGAAGTTATTCGCGATTATCGTCCGAAAGTCGCAAAAGACCTGCACGAGCGTCTACTGCATGAACTGCAGGACGAGGTCTTCGGCTTGGGTCCGCTCGAACCATTGATGAGCGATTCCACCATCAGCGATATCCTGGTGAACAATGCCCATGAAGTCTTCCTGGAACGTCATGGCCGTCTGGAAAAGTCGGACATCGTCTTCGCCGACGACGCTCACCTGGTGCGAATCATTCAACGAGTTGTGGCCCGCGTCGGTCGTCGCATCGACGAAGTAAGCCCAATGGTCGATGCTCGCCTTCCCGATGGTTCGCGTATCAATGCCGTGGTTCCGCCATTGGCTCTCAACGGACCGAAGCTTTCCATTCGTCGCTTTGGTGTCGAACATCTGCAGCTCGAGAAACTGCTTGAGAACGGATCGATCAGCCAGCCGATGGTTTCCTTCCTGGAAGCCGCGGTCCAAGGCCGAGTCAGCTTCATGATCTCGGGCGGTACCGGTGCCGGTAAGACGACTTTGCTCAATGCCCTCAGCAAGTCGATTCCGGACGACGAACGTATCGTCACGATCGAGGACTCGGCAGAACTGATGCTGCAACATGCTCACGTGGTTGGCATGGAAACCCGTCCTTCCAACTCCGAAGGCAACGGTGCTGTGACGCCTCGCGACCTGGTTCGCAACAGTCTGCGTATGCGACCTGACCGCATCCTGGTCGGTGAAGTTCGTGGTGCGGAAGCACTCGATATGCTGCAGGCCATGAACACCGGTCACGAAGGTTCGCTCACCACAATTCACGCCAACGACGCCGTCGACGCCCTGCACCGTTTGGAAATGATGGTCGCGATGGCTGGCTTTGAATTGCCGATCAGCGTGATTCGTCGCTACGTCGCCAGTGGTATCCGCGTGATCGTTCACGTTGCCCGTTTGAAGGGTGGTGTCCGTAAGGTGACGCGTATCGCCGAAATCGTCGGCACGGCCGATGGCGAATACCAACTACACGACATCTTCCGGTTCGAGCACCAGGGCCTCGACGAAAATGGCAACGCCAAGGGTCGCTTCGTGACGACCGGTTACCGTCCACGCTGCGTCGATCGTTTCCTGGAATCTGGCGTCGAAATCGACACGAACATTTTCCAGGCCGACGCCTAG